The Pyrobaculum sp. 3827-6 genome has a segment encoding these proteins:
- a CDS encoding MFS transporter: MDRALASILASSFVTPFIASALGVALPALASSFGVPSTATVSLLVALTLAVAVFVLPFGRLADVAGYGRMFRAGLAVAGAGLASAALSPGLEALYGSLLVAGMGLAAVFGSNNALLFHIVPPERRATAVGLNSASVYLGLLTGPAVGGLLAQFSWRLIFAPAAALVLLSYALVGRVAAAGRAAGGFDVAGSVVLGGSIALVVLGVDAGLWTAAALGAAGLAAAFLLESRREAPVLEVGLFRSVVFSASVAAAFLNYLSTAALSPSLSLLFQEVYKMAPRDAGFMLSLQALAMALLAPVAGRVSDRVSPSAVAALGAGVLAAALYLLSAEPSPTAAPWLLLALGAGFAFLIVPNTTIILSSVPPSRRGTASALVAEARVLGQSLSNAVASYVLRSAPGVAAGVSALTALLAYISVATVFLSLVRHLSH, translated from the coding sequence ATGGATAGGGCATTGGCCTCTATTCTAGCCAGTTCTTTTGTGACTCCGTTTATCGCCAGCGCGCTGGGGGTGGCCCTGCCGGCGCTGGCCTCGAGTTTCGGGGTGCCTTCCACGGCGACTGTTTCTCTCCTCGTCGCGCTGACCTTGGCCGTCGCGGTGTTTGTACTGCCTTTTGGACGCCTGGCAGACGTGGCTGGCTACGGCAGGATGTTTAGAGCCGGGCTCGCCGTGGCTGGGGCGGGGCTGGCGTCGGCGGCCCTCTCGCCGGGTCTTGAGGCGCTGTACGGATCTCTCCTCGTGGCGGGGATGGGCCTCGCCGCGGTCTTTGGCAGCAACAACGCCCTCCTGTTCCACATAGTGCCGCCCGAGAGGAGGGCGACGGCGGTGGGCCTCAACTCGGCTTCTGTATACCTAGGCCTGCTGACGGGGCCCGCCGTGGGGGGCCTCCTGGCGCAGTTCAGCTGGAGGCTTATCTTCGCCCCGGCGGCGGCCCTGGTCTTGCTGTCCTACGCGCTTGTGGGCCGCGTGGCGGCGGCTGGCCGCGCCGCTGGGGGCTTCGACGTGGCTGGCTCCGTCGTGCTGGGGGGCTCCATAGCGCTGGTGGTGCTAGGCGTCGACGCTGGTCTGTGGACTGCGGCGGCCCTGGGCGCGGCGGGGCTGGCGGCGGCCTTTCTGCTGGAGTCGCGCCGAGAGGCCCCGGTTTTGGAGGTGGGGCTGTTCCGGAGTGTGGTGTTCTCGGCGTCTGTGGCGGCGGCTTTTCTCAACTACCTCTCCACCGCGGCGCTGTCGCCGTCCCTAAGCCTCCTCTTCCAGGAGGTGTACAAAATGGCGCCTAGAGACGCCGGATTTATGCTGTCGCTACAGGCACTGGCCATGGCTCTCCTCGCCCCGGTGGCCGGCAGAGTCAGCGACCGCGTGTCGCCGAGCGCCGTGGCGGCCCTGGGGGCCGGTGTTCTGGCCGCGGCGCTCTACCTCCTCTCCGCCGAGCCCTCGCCAACGGCGGCGCCGTGGCTGTTGCTGGCTCTGGGGGCCGGCTTCGCCTTCTTGATAGTGCCCAACACCACGATTATCCTCTCCTCCGTGCCTCCCTCGAGGCGCGGCACGGCCTCGGCGCTGGTCGCCGAGGCGAGGGTGCTGGGCCAGTCTCTCAGCAACGCGGTGGCCAGCTACGTGTTGAGGAGCGCGCCGGGCGTCGCGGCGGGGGTCTCCGCCCTCACCGCCCTCCTGGCCTATATCTCGGTGGCTACGGTGTTTCTATCGCTTGTCCGGCACCTATCCCATTAA